A region from the uncultured Macellibacteroides sp. genome encodes:
- a CDS encoding VWA domain-containing protein: MVFANPTYLFLLLLLIPLIGWYIWKLRKKQASFQISSSQAFEAPEATSYKVYLRHLPFVLRVFVIALLIVVLARPQTTDNWQNSTTEGIDIVMTMDISSSMLAQDLKPNRLEAAKDVAAAFVNGRPNDNIGLVVFSGESFTQCPLTTDHTVLLNLFKDIQSGMIEDGTAVGLGLANAVSRIKESQAKSKVIILLTDGSNNMGEIAPVTAAEIAKTFGIRVYTIGVGTQGEAPYPFQTAFGVQYQKIKVDIDEKTLNQIAVTTGGKYFRATDNASLKAIYSEIDQMEKVKISVQQYSKKQEEYKNLALLIFALLLIEITLRYTLFRNIP, translated from the coding sequence ATGGTATTTGCGAATCCAACATATCTGTTTTTATTGTTGTTGCTCATCCCTTTGATTGGATGGTACATTTGGAAGCTTCGAAAAAAACAGGCAAGCTTTCAGATTTCTTCCTCTCAGGCATTTGAGGCCCCGGAAGCAACATCATATAAAGTATATCTAAGGCATCTTCCTTTTGTATTACGTGTATTTGTAATTGCTTTGCTTATTGTTGTTTTGGCACGGCCTCAAACGACTGACAATTGGCAAAACTCTACTACAGAGGGAATTGATATTGTTATGACAATGGATATATCGAGTAGTATGCTTGCGCAAGATTTAAAGCCTAATCGCTTGGAGGCGGCTAAGGATGTTGCTGCCGCCTTTGTAAACGGCAGGCCTAATGATAACATCGGTTTGGTGGTTTTTTCAGGTGAAAGTTTTACGCAATGCCCGTTAACTACCGATCATACTGTATTGCTTAATCTTTTTAAGGATATTCAGAGCGGTATGATTGAAGATGGAACGGCTGTAGGTCTTGGCCTTGCTAATGCTGTAAGTCGTATTAAAGAAAGTCAGGCAAAATCGAAAGTTATCATTCTGCTAACTGACGGATCCAATAACATGGGAGAAATTGCTCCGGTAACGGCCGCCGAGATTGCTAAAACGTTCGGCATTCGGGTATATACCATTGGGGTAGGTACACAGGGTGAAGCTCCTTATCCGTTTCAAACAGCATTTGGAGTTCAATATCAGAAAATAAAGGTTGATATTGATGAAAAAACGCTGAATCAGATTGCTGTTACAACTGGAGGTAAGTATTTTAGAGCTACTGATAACGCGAGTCTAAAGGCCATCTATTCCGAAATAGATCAGATGGAAAAAGTTAAAATCAGTGTGCAGCAATATAGCAAGAAACAGGAAGAATATAAAAACCTTGCATTGCTTATATTTGCGTTATTACTGATAGAAATTACATTGAGATATACATTGTTCAGAAATATTCCATAA
- a CDS encoding MoxR family ATPase translates to MSQTVDIRELNERIESKSSFVNMITMGMDQVIVGQKHLVESLMIGLLSDGHILLEGVPGLAKTLAIKTLASLIDAKYSRIQFTPDLLPADVTGTMIYSQKNEDFHVKQGPIFANFVLADEINRAPAKVQSALLEAMQERQVTISDQTFKLPDPFLVMATQNPIEQEGTYPLPEAQVDRFMLKVVINYPKKEEEKLIIRQNISGISPVIKPVVTKQEIIEARKVVRDVYLDEKIERYIVDIVFATRFPQEHGLPNLANMISFGASPRASINLALAARAYAFIKRRGYVIPEDVRAVCHDVMRHRMGLSYEAEANNLTSEDIISEILNKVEVP, encoded by the coding sequence ATGAGTCAGACAGTAGACATTCGTGAGTTGAATGAACGAATTGAAAGCAAGAGTTCGTTTGTGAATATGATTACGATGGGAATGGACCAGGTAATCGTAGGTCAGAAACATTTAGTTGAATCTTTAATGATTGGTCTGCTATCGGATGGACATATCCTTCTGGAAGGTGTCCCCGGTTTGGCAAAAACTTTGGCTATTAAAACATTGGCTTCGTTGATTGATGCTAAGTACAGCCGTATTCAGTTTACTCCGGACTTGCTACCGGCCGATGTTACTGGTACGATGATTTACAGTCAGAAAAATGAAGATTTCCATGTTAAACAAGGGCCTATCTTCGCTAATTTTGTTTTAGCTGATGAAATTAACCGTGCACCAGCAAAGGTTCAGAGTGCTCTTTTGGAAGCAATGCAGGAACGTCAGGTTACTATCAGCGATCAGACATTCAAGTTGCCGGATCCATTTTTGGTAATGGCTACTCAGAATCCTATAGAACAAGAAGGTACTTATCCATTACCAGAAGCTCAGGTTGACCGTTTTATGCTGAAGGTTGTTATCAATTACCCTAAAAAAGAAGAAGAAAAACTAATCATCCGTCAGAATATTTCTGGAATTTCACCTGTGATTAAACCAGTTGTAACAAAGCAAGAGATTATTGAAGCCCGTAAAGTGGTAAGAGATGTATATTTGGATGAAAAAATAGAGCGATACATTGTGGATATTGTATTTGCAACACGTTTTCCCCAGGAACACGGACTTCCTAATCTTGCAAATATGATTTCATTTGGAGCTTCTCCCCGTGCATCTATTAATTTGGCTTTGGCAGCTCGTGCATATGCATTTATTAAACGCAGAGGATATGTAATTCCTGAAGATGTACGTGCCGTTTGCCATGATGTTATGCGTCATCGTATGGGACTAAGCTATGAAGCTGAAGCAAATAACCTGACTTCTGAAGATATTATTAGCGAAATATTGAATAAAGTAGAAGTTCCTTGA
- a CDS encoding VWA domain-containing protein codes for MFRFANPDFLYLLFILPVLIAFYVYAYIQKKKALKRLGNPALLLQLMPEVSSKRQFLKFWFMFGAIAAVIFVIAGPQFGSKLETVKRQGVEIMVCLDVSNSMLAEDVSPNRLEKSKQMLSKLTDGFTNDKVGLIVFAGDAYTQLPITSDYISAKMFLSSINPSMVSTQGTSIGAAINLAVRSFTPSETSDKTIVLITDGENHEDDAVSAAAAATEKGIHVNIVGIGLPKGSPIPLAGSNNYMKDNTGNVVITMLNEQMCQEIAAAGKGMYVRADNSNSALKALQNEIDKMKKTELDSKIYSEYDEQFQMVAWIALLLLIVELLIFDRKNRIFKKVKIFS; via the coding sequence ATGTTTCGTTTTGCAAATCCGGACTTTCTGTACTTGCTTTTTATACTACCTGTATTGATTGCATTTTATGTGTATGCTTATATACAGAAGAAAAAAGCGTTAAAGAGATTGGGTAATCCTGCGTTGCTGTTACAACTGATGCCGGAGGTATCATCCAAGCGTCAGTTTTTAAAATTTTGGTTTATGTTTGGTGCTATTGCTGCTGTAATATTTGTAATAGCCGGACCTCAGTTTGGTTCAAAACTCGAAACGGTAAAGCGTCAAGGGGTCGAAATTATGGTCTGTCTTGACGTTTCGAACTCTATGTTGGCTGAAGATGTTTCTCCAAATCGATTAGAGAAATCCAAACAAATGTTGTCAAAACTTACCGATGGTTTTACAAATGACAAGGTGGGTTTAATTGTGTTTGCAGGTGATGCATATACGCAATTGCCAATTACATCTGATTATATTTCTGCTAAGATGTTTTTGTCTTCAATTAATCCGTCTATGGTTTCTACACAGGGAACTTCTATTGGTGCAGCAATTAATTTAGCTGTTCGGTCGTTTACCCCAAGTGAAACTTCGGATAAGACAATCGTTTTGATAACAGATGGTGAAAATCATGAGGATGATGCTGTAAGTGCCGCCGCTGCTGCTACCGAAAAAGGCATCCATGTTAATATAGTTGGAATAGGCTTACCCAAAGGGTCTCCAATTCCTTTGGCAGGTTCGAATAATTACATGAAAGATAATACTGGAAATGTTGTCATCACTATGTTAAATGAACAAATGTGTCAGGAGATTGCAGCAGCAGGAAAGGGTATGTATGTAAGGGCTGATAATTCAAACTCAGCATTAAAAGCTCTGCAGAATGAAATTGATAAAATGAAAAAAACTGAGCTCGACAGTAAGATTTATTCAGAGTACGACGAACAGTTCCAAATGGTTGCATGGATTGCTCTACTATTATTAATTGTAGAGTTGTTGATATTTGATCGTAAGAACAGAATTTTCAAGAAGGTAAAGATTTTTTCTTAA
- a CDS encoding DUF58 domain-containing protein has product METSELLKKVRRIEIKTRGLSRNIFAGQYHSAFKGRGMAFSEVREYQYGDDIRDIDWNVTARYSRPFVKVFEEERELTVMLLIDVSGSRDFGSVNVMKKEIITEIAATLAFSAIQNNDKIGVLFFSDKIEKFIPPQKGKKHILYIIRELIDFHPEDTKTDISQVLKYLTNAIKKRCTAFLISDFIDKGGFKDALTIANRKHDVVAIQVYDQRETELPSVGLLKVKDAETGEERWVDSSSVRVRNAFSEWWNNRQAEMNNAFKKCRVDSVSIRTDDDYVKALIALFDKRN; this is encoded by the coding sequence ATGGAAACAAGTGAACTATTAAAGAAAGTTCGTCGGATAGAAATAAAAACCCGAGGGCTGTCCCGTAATATATTTGCGGGTCAGTATCATTCGGCTTTTAAAGGTCGAGGAATGGCTTTTAGTGAAGTGCGTGAATACCAATATGGAGATGATATCCGGGATATTGACTGGAATGTTACGGCGAGGTATTCCCGTCCTTTCGTTAAAGTATTTGAAGAAGAACGAGAACTAACGGTTATGTTGCTTATAGATGTTTCCGGTAGTAGAGATTTTGGTTCTGTTAACGTAATGAAGAAAGAAATCATTACCGAGATTGCGGCTACTCTTGCTTTTTCAGCTATTCAGAATAATGATAAAATTGGCGTTTTATTCTTTTCTGATAAGATTGAAAAGTTTATTCCTCCTCAAAAAGGGAAAAAACATATTCTGTATATTATTCGCGAATTGATTGACTTTCATCCAGAAGATACTAAGACTGATATAAGTCAGGTATTGAAGTATCTTACTAATGCTATAAAAAAGCGTTGTACAGCTTTCCTTATATCTGATTTTATTGATAAAGGAGGATTTAAGGATGCGCTTACAATCGCTAACCGAAAGCACGATGTGGTCGCTATTCAGGTGTACGACCAGCGGGAAACAGAACTTCCTTCGGTAGGTCTTTTGAAAGTTAAAGATGCCGAAACAGGGGAGGAACGTTGGGTAGATAGTTCTTCTGTCCGCGTTCGTAATGCGTTTAGTGAGTGGTGGAATAACCGACAGGCAGAAATGAATAATGCGTTTAAGAAATGCCGCGTTGATTCTGTTTCAATACGAACGGATGATGATTATGTAAAAGCGTTGATAGCTCTTTTTGATAAACGTAATTAA